A genomic window from Plasmodium chabaudi chabaudi strain AS genome assembly, chromosome: 8 includes:
- a CDS encoding zinc finger protein, putative — MKKTCEVCKKKTFQYVCPSCEIVYCSLECYKGHNNKCVTNFLENQVNEKIKNNIVKEHDIKEFKFKLKKFYDENVEENYSCDKNNDNEHIDGENYMNTIEEAILGNESSQIKDEKIKNEKDKSARDSSENENEDMEHSGSDDSETEKISGYSKKWCISNKRYKVLTDLALKDKLTLDDLNQTEKKQFLSFLKNNDMNLYLGTFDPWWLNCVIKKMEIPEHICCAKNVNKNVIFIIVEIIYSYCYLLRIYNKSIYNKEFCYLLLELASSLNRSTMPESNALNTINNLFQRILENNEIAREKNILYNVITDVTKILDLKDLVLRCLHKTKKIFKKEIGKINKKKDHLYNKGNNASEVIMTFQDQKLFKYVNKKIKFLYSYANYHFDDFTKPKEQLSMFYKQQASFIQSNEKREVVLSAKN; from the coding sequence atgaaaaaaacatgtgaggtatgcaaaaaaaaaacatttcaaTATGTTTGCCCATCTTGTGAAATAGTGTATTGTAGTCTTGAATGCTACAAAGggcataataataaatgtgttactaattttttggaaaatCAAGtcaatgaaaaaataaaaaataatatagttaAAGAGCatgatataaaagaatttaaatttaaattaaaaaaattttatgatgaaaatgttgaagaaaattattcatgcgataaaaataatgataatgagCATATTGATggtgaaaattatatgaacacCATTGAAGAAGCTATTTTAGGAAATGAATCTAGCCAAAttaaagatgaaaaaataaaaaatgaaaaggatAAAAGTGCTAGAGATAGTagtgaaaatgaaaatgaggATATGGAGCATAGTGGGAGTGATGATAGTGAAACTGAAAAAATTAGTGggtattcaaaaaaatggtGTATAAGCAATAAGCGATATAAAGTTCTTACTGACTTAGCATTAAAAGACAAATTAACATTAGATGATTTAAATCaaactgaaaaaaaacaatttttatcatttttaaaaaataatgatatgaatttatatttagGAACATTTGACCCTTGGTGGCTTAATtgtgttataaaaaaaatggaaataccAGAACATATATGTTGTgctaaaaatgtaaataaaaatgtgatttttataattgttgaaataatatattcatattgttatttgttacgaatatataataagtctatatataataaagagTTCTGTTATTTACTATTGGAATTAGCGAGCTCATTAAACAGATCTACTATGCCAGAATCAAATGCGCTAAACACGATTAATAACTTATTTCAAAGAATacttgaaaataatgaaattgcAAGagaaaagaatattttatacaatgTTATAACTGATgtgacaaaaatattagatTTAAAAGATCTTGTTCTTAGGTGTTtacataaaacaaaaaaaatatttaaaaaagaaattggaaaaataaataaaaaaaaagatcatttatataataaaggaAATAATGCTTCCGAAGTTATTATGACTTTTCAAGACcaaaaactttttaaatatgtcaataaaaaaataaaatttctcTATAGTTATGcaaattatcattttgatGATTTTACAAAACCAAAAGAACAACTATCAATGTTTTACAAACAACAAGCTAGTTTCATACAATCAAATGAAAAGAGGGAAGTTGTTTTGTCAGCCAAAAATTAA